GTGGCGCTCGCGGCCGATCCGATCCCGCGCGGGGATCGTGGGCTGGACGGTCCTGACGGCCGCCGTCGCGCCCAGGGAGCCCACGCCGCGGCCGCCCGGGCGTGTCATGGCGCTCTGGGCGGGCCCTTCGGCGGGTTGGATCGGCGTGGGGCTGCCGGGAGGGGCGAAGCGGAAACCGACGCCGCGGACGGTGACGATCCACCGGCCGGCGTCCCCCAACTTCCGTCGCAGGCTGGCGATGTGGGTGTCCACGGTGCGGCTGCGCCTGTTGTGCGCCTCGCCCCAGACCTGGAGCATGATCTGGTCCCGGGAGACGACGGTCCCGGCCTGCGACACCAGGAGTCGGAGAAGGTCGAACTCCTTCTCCGTGAGGGCGAGGCAGCGCCCACCGACGCGGGCCTCCCGGGCGACCACGTCGATGCTGACCGGTGAGATCTCGTGCACAGGTGTGGTGCGGTGGGGCCGGGCGGCACGTGTCCGGCGCGTGACCGCTTCGATGCGAGCGACCAGTTCCCTGAACCCGTAGGGCTTGTCGAGGCACACATCGGCACCCGAGCGCAGCGCGCGGACGCGAGTCGCCTCGCTGCCGTCGGCGCTGACCGCCACGACGGGCACGGCGCTGACGGCACGTATGTCGCGGCACAGACGCAGACCCCGGAGGCTGGGAACACCGAGGTTCAGCAGTACGACGTCGGCCTGCGGGCAGGAACGCAGCGCCTCGGCTCCCGTGGTCACGTGGTCGACCTCGAACCCCTGCCGCCGCAGGCCTTCCGCCACGCAGCGGGCGAGTTGGAGATCGCTTTCGACGAGCAGTACGCGCACGGCATCCCCTCTCATCGGTCTTCATTCGGAATCTGAGGTCCGGCCCCTGCGGGAACAGTGAGGAGCTTTTGGGTTTCCCGGCCGTTACGCACCGGTTTCCGATCTCCAACACCTGCGATAAAAAGGTAAGGGCAAGGGCTCGGGAACAGAAGCCGACATTTGCACTCCCCCAACAATTCCCTGTCACCGCCCTTTGGACTTTGCATACCTCTGACGAAGCTTTGCCGAGCTGTTTCGCGCACTTGACTCCAGAACCTCGCGTGGATGAGCCTCTGAAGCACCGACCGACTTCTCCCACCACCGATCCGGAATTAGCCGGAAGTCTCCCTCGCGGTATTCCGCAGTACGGGCGGCCTGCCCGGAGGGGCCTTCAGGTGTGCGTCACGGAGCAGGAAGCACCGAAGAGATGGCATCCACCGCGTTCGTCTTCCCCGGCCAGGGCTCGCAGCGCGCCGGCATGGGCGCCGATTTCGTGCAGCGGCGTCCCGACCTGGTCGACACCTACTATCGCGCCGCCGACGACCTGTTGGGCTTTCCGCTGTCGCGGCTGTGCCACGAAGGACCGGCCGAAGCCCTGCGCGACACGGCGGTCACGCAGCCCGCTGTCTTCCTGACCGAGATCGTCGTCCTCGACGTCCTGCGCGCTCACGACGTCGTGCCCGACGTCGTGGCCGGGCACAGCCTCGGCGAGTACGCGGCCGCCGTGTGCGCCGACGCGCTGTCCTGGCAGGACGCCCTGCGCCTGGTGCGGCTGCGCGGGCGGCTGATGGCCGAGGTCAACGAGCGGGTGCCGGGGGCCATGGCCGCCGTGGTGGGCCTGGACCTGCCCACCGTACGGGCCCTGTGCGCCCAGGCAGCCGCCGACACGGGCCAGGTGCTGGAGGTGGCGAACGACAACGAGCCCGCCCAGACCGTGGTGTCGGGCCAGACGGAGGCTGTCCGGGCCCTGGCCGACGCAGCGAAGGAGGCGGGCGCCCGACGCGTCGTGCCGCTCGGGGTGGGGGCGCCGTTCCACTGCTCGCTCATGCGTGACATCGAGGAGGAGTTCGCCGAGGCGTTGGCGGCGGTCGACTTCCGTGCTCCTTCGGTACCCATGGTGTCCAGCGTCACCGGCGCCCCCGTGACCAGCGCCGAGGAAGTCGTCGCGGCCCTGCGCACACAGCTGTCGGCACCCGTGCTGTGGACCGGCACGGTGCGCACGCTGGCCGGCCTGGGGGTGCGGCGGTACGTCGAGGTCGGACCGGGCCGGGTGCTGAGCGGTCTGTGCCGCAGGACGGAGCCGACCGCCCGCGCCTTCAGCACCGGAACCGTCGGCGAACTCGCCGCCACGGTGGACGCCCTGGCCTCGGACCGCGCCGAGGCGGCCTCCGCCTGAACACCCGCCCGGTTCCGCTCGTCCTGAGGGTCCGCACGCGCAGGCCCGCACCACGCGTACGGACGCGGCCACGGCGCCCTGTGCCCCACGCCCCTGACTCGTCCTCTCGATCCGCTCACCTGCCCGGCACGGCCCGCGCCCGGGCGAACGCGACCGGACCGCACGGTCTTCTGGAGGTATTTCGCGACATGCTGCGCAAGGTGCTCATCGCCAACCGTGGCGAAATCGCTGTCCGCGTGGCCCGGGCCTGCCGGGACGCCGGGATCGCGAGCGTGGCCGTCTACGCCGACCCGGACCGGGACGCTCTGCATGTCCGCGCCGCGGATGAGGCGTTCGCCCTGGGCGGTGACACCCCGGCCACCAGTTACCTGGTCATCGACAAGATCCTGAACGCGGCGCGCGAGTCCGGCGCGGACGCCGTCCACCCGGGGTACGGCTTCCTGTCGGAGAACGCCGACTTCGCCCAGGCGGTGCTGGACGCCGGCCTGATCTGGATCGGCCCGCCGCCGCAGGCCATCCGCGACCTCGGTGACAAGGTCGCCGCCCGGCACATCGCGCAGCGTGCCGGCGCCCCGCTGGTGGCCGGCACCCCGGACCCCGTCTCCGGCGCCGAGGAGGTCGTGGCCTTCGCCCGGGAGCACGGCCTGCCGATCGCCATCAAGGCCGCCTTCGGCGGCGGCGGCCGCGGCCTGAAGGTCGCCCGCACCCTGGAGGAGGTCCCGGAGCTGTACGAGTCCGCGGTCCGCGAGGCGGTCGCCGCCTTCGGCCGGGGCGAGTGCTTCGTCGAGCGCTACCTGGACCGTCCGCGGCACGTGGAGACCCAGTGCCTGGCCGACAAGCACGGCAACGTGGTCGTCGTCTCCACCCGTGACTGCTCGCTGCAGCGCCGCCACCAGAAGCTGGTCGAGGAGGCCCCGGCGCCGTTCCTGTCCCAGGAGCAGGTCGCCGAGCTGTACCGCGCCTCCAAGGCCATCTTGAAGGAGGCCCGCTACGAGGGCGCGGGCACCTGCGAGTTCCTGGTCGGCCAGGACGGCACGATCTCCTTCCTGGAGGTCAACACCCGCCTGCAGGTGGAGCACCCGGTGACCGAGGAGGTCTCCGGCATCGACCTGGTCCGCGAGATGTTCCGCATCGCCGACGGCGAGGAGCTCGGCTACGACGACCCGCCGCTGCGCGGCCACTCCTTCGAGTTCCGCATCAACGGCGAGGACCCGGGCCGCAACTTCCTCCCGGCGCCCGGCACGGTGACGCGGTTCGACGCGCCCTCGGGCCCCGGCGTCCGCCTGGACGCGGGTGTGGAGGCCGGCAGTGTGATCGGCCCGGCCTGGGACTCCCTCCTGGCCAAGCTGATCGTGACCGGCCGCACCCGCGCCGAGGCCCTTCAGCGGGCCGCGCGCGCCCTGGACGAGTTCCAGGTCGAGGGCATGGCCACCGCGATCCCCTTCCACCGCGCGGTGGTCAAGGACCCGGCGTTCGCCCCCGAACTGACCGGCTCGCAGGCTCCGTTCA
This genomic interval from Streptomyces sp. NBC_00557 contains the following:
- a CDS encoding acetyl/propionyl/methylcrotonyl-CoA carboxylase subunit alpha, with the translated sequence MRKVLIANRGEIAVRVARACRDAGIASVAVYADPDRDALHVRAADEAFALGGDTPATSYLVIDKILNAARESGADAVHPGYGFLSENADFAQAVLDAGLIWIGPPPQAIRDLGDKVAARHIAQRAGAPLVAGTPDPVSGAEEVVAFAREHGLPIAIKAAFGGGGRGLKVARTLEEVPELYESAVREAVAAFGRGECFVERYLDRPRHVETQCLADKHGNVVVVSTRDCSLQRRHQKLVEEAPAPFLSQEQVAELYRASKAILKEARYEGAGTCEFLVGQDGTISFLEVNTRLQVEHPVTEEVSGIDLVREMFRIADGEELGYDDPPLRGHSFEFRINGEDPGRNFLPAPGTVTRFDAPSGPGVRLDAGVEAGSVIGPAWDSLLAKLIVTGRTRAEALQRAARALDEFQVEGMATAIPFHRAVVKDPAFAPELTGSQAPFTVHTRWIETEFVNEIKPFTAPADAEAEEDTSRETVVVEVGGKRLEVSLPASLGMSLARTGLAAGAKPKRRAAKKSGPVASGDTLASPMQGTIVKVAVEEGQEVKEGDLIVVLEAMKMEQPLNAHKAGTIKGLNAEIGASVTSGAAICEIKD
- the fabD gene encoding ACP S-malonyltransferase; amino-acid sequence: MASTAFVFPGQGSQRAGMGADFVQRRPDLVDTYYRAADDLLGFPLSRLCHEGPAEALRDTAVTQPAVFLTEIVVLDVLRAHDVVPDVVAGHSLGEYAAAVCADALSWQDALRLVRLRGRLMAEVNERVPGAMAAVVGLDLPTVRALCAQAAADTGQVLEVANDNEPAQTVVSGQTEAVRALADAAKEAGARRVVPLGVGAPFHCSLMRDIEEEFAEALAAVDFRAPSVPMVSSVTGAPVTSAEEVVAALRTQLSAPVLWTGTVRTLAGLGVRRYVEVGPGRVLSGLCRRTEPTARAFSTGTVGELAATVDALASDRAEAASA
- a CDS encoding response regulator transcription factor → MRVLLVESDLQLARCVAEGLRRQGFEVDHVTTGAEALRSCPQADVVLLNLGVPSLRGLRLCRDIRAVSAVPVVAVSADGSEATRVRALRSGADVCLDKPYGFRELVARIEAVTRRTRAARPHRTTPVHEISPVSIDVVAREARVGGRCLALTEKEFDLLRLLVSQAGTVVSRDQIMLQVWGEAHNRRSRTVDTHIASLRRKLGDAGRWIVTVRGVGFRFAPPGSPTPIQPAEGPAQSAMTRPGGRGVGSLGATAAVRTVQPTIPARDRIGRERHLSRASSAHRIHN